One genomic segment of Occultella kanbiaonis includes these proteins:
- the mraY gene encoding phospho-N-acetylmuramoyl-pentapeptide-transferase, with translation MIAILASGAVALIVSLFGTPLFIRFLVHRNYGQFIRQDGPTAHFTKRGTPTMGGVVIIMATLIAYAFANVFAGSRPSASGLLLLFLMVGLGVVGFLDDFIKISRQRSLGLSPKWKIIGQGVVGIVFSVLVLQFPNDRWRTPASTHISFSRDLGIDLAFAGATVGLILFVIWANFLITAWSNAVNITDGLDGLATGASMFVFGAYVLVTMWQMNQSCQILSSVGQSCYEVRDPRDLAIIAAAIVGSCFGFLWWNASPAKIFMGDTGSLALGGALAGISILTRTEILAAIIGGLFVIIILSDMIQIGFFKMTGRRVFKMAPLHHHFELMGWGEVTIVIRFWIIAALFVCAGLGIFYAEWVVG, from the coding sequence GTGATCGCCATCCTCGCCTCCGGGGCGGTGGCCCTGATCGTCTCCCTGTTCGGCACCCCGCTGTTCATCAGGTTCCTGGTCCACCGCAACTACGGCCAGTTCATCCGCCAGGACGGCCCGACGGCGCACTTCACCAAGCGCGGTACGCCCACCATGGGCGGCGTGGTCATCATCATGGCCACGCTGATCGCGTACGCGTTCGCGAACGTCTTCGCCGGGAGCAGGCCGAGCGCATCGGGCCTGCTGCTGTTGTTCCTGATGGTCGGCCTCGGTGTGGTCGGCTTCCTCGACGACTTCATCAAGATCAGCCGACAACGATCCCTCGGCCTGAGCCCGAAGTGGAAGATCATCGGCCAGGGCGTGGTCGGCATCGTGTTCTCGGTGCTCGTGCTGCAGTTCCCGAACGACCGCTGGCGCACCCCGGCGAGCACGCACATCTCGTTCTCGCGTGACCTCGGCATCGACCTCGCGTTCGCCGGGGCCACGGTCGGGCTGATCCTGTTCGTGATCTGGGCGAACTTCCTGATCACCGCGTGGTCGAACGCGGTCAACATCACCGACGGCCTGGACGGCCTTGCCACGGGCGCCTCGATGTTCGTGTTCGGCGCGTACGTGCTCGTGACGATGTGGCAGATGAACCAGAGCTGCCAGATCCTCTCCAGCGTCGGGCAGAGCTGTTACGAGGTGCGCGACCCCCGCGATCTGGCGATCATCGCCGCCGCGATCGTCGGCTCCTGCTTCGGGTTCCTCTGGTGGAACGCCTCCCCGGCGAAGATCTTCATGGGCGACACTGGCTCGCTGGCCCTCGGCGGCGCGCTGGCCGGGATCTCGATCCTGACCCGCACCGAGATCCTCGCCGCGATCATCGGCGGCCTGTTCGTGATCATCATCCTCTCCGACATGATCCAGATCGGGTTCTTCAAGATGACCGGCAGGCGCGTCTTCAAGATGGCCCCCCTGCACCACCATTTCGAGCTGATGGGCTGGGGTGAGGTCACGATCGTGATCCGGTTCTGGATCATCGCCGCCCTGTTCGTGTGCGCCGGGCTCGGCATCTTCTACGCCGAATGGGTCGTCGGTTGA
- the murD gene encoding UDP-N-acetylmuramoyl-L-alanine--D-glutamate ligase has protein sequence MSAGAAIDELRGTRVLVAGLGASGRSAVAVLTELGAKVTAVDADPRVGDRVDLPPGVALIADADPEALAERALGTDPAIVVTSPGLNPRTPVLAHAVTAGIPVWSEVELAWQICRPDVDWLTLTGTNGKTTTVGMLASILAAAGRNAPAVGNVGTPIAETVLNSRAGGARLDALAVELSSFQLHFTYSVSPVAGACLNIADDHLDWHGGYAGYAADKARVYSGARVACVYNVADPATRAMVEAADVIDGARAVGFTLGSPGLSEVGLVEDVLADRAFVPNRSSHAAELGTLADLAHLATGPLPPHIVANALAAAALARAADVPAPAVAQGLRSYAPGGHRMEHVATIDGVRYVDDSKATNAHAAAAALAGVEHGRAVWIAGGLAKGARFDELVSSRRDRLRAVVVIGVDPEPIVDALSRHAPDLPRTVVPAGDTEVMRTAVAQARDYARTGDVVLLAPACASMDQFRSYAERGEKFAAAVAALAAAR, from the coding sequence TTGAGCGCCGGAGCCGCCATCGACGAACTCCGCGGGACGCGGGTCCTGGTCGCCGGCCTCGGCGCGTCCGGTCGCTCCGCCGTCGCCGTGCTCACCGAACTGGGTGCCAAGGTCACCGCCGTCGACGCCGACCCGCGCGTGGGCGACCGGGTGGACCTCCCGCCCGGCGTCGCCCTGATCGCGGACGCCGACCCGGAGGCCCTCGCCGAGCGCGCACTCGGGACCGACCCCGCCATCGTCGTCACCTCGCCCGGGCTGAACCCGCGCACCCCGGTGCTGGCCCACGCCGTCACGGCTGGGATACCGGTCTGGAGCGAGGTGGAGCTCGCCTGGCAGATCTGCAGGCCCGACGTCGACTGGCTCACCCTGACCGGCACGAACGGCAAGACCACGACCGTCGGCATGCTCGCCTCGATCCTGGCCGCGGCCGGCCGCAATGCGCCGGCCGTCGGCAACGTCGGCACCCCGATCGCCGAGACGGTCCTGAACTCCCGCGCCGGCGGGGCCAGGCTCGACGCCCTGGCGGTGGAGCTCTCGAGCTTCCAGCTGCACTTCACCTACTCGGTGTCACCCGTGGCCGGGGCGTGCCTGAACATCGCCGACGACCACCTCGACTGGCACGGCGGCTACGCCGGCTACGCGGCGGACAAGGCCCGGGTCTACTCGGGCGCGCGAGTGGCGTGCGTGTACAACGTGGCCGACCCGGCGACCCGCGCCATGGTCGAGGCGGCCGACGTGATCGACGGTGCCCGCGCCGTCGGGTTCACGCTCGGTTCCCCGGGGCTCAGCGAGGTCGGCCTCGTCGAGGACGTCCTCGCTGACCGGGCGTTCGTGCCGAACCGGTCCAGCCACGCCGCGGAACTCGGCACGCTCGCCGACCTCGCGCACCTCGCCACCGGACCGCTCCCGCCGCACATCGTCGCGAACGCGCTCGCGGCCGCCGCGCTCGCCAGGGCTGCCGACGTGCCGGCGCCCGCCGTGGCGCAGGGGCTGCGCTCCTACGCGCCCGGCGGGCACCGGATGGAGCACGTGGCCACGATCGACGGCGTCCGTTACGTCGACGACTCCAAGGCCACCAATGCGCACGCGGCCGCTGCCGCACTGGCGGGCGTCGAGCACGGCCGGGCGGTCTGGATCGCGGGCGGTCTCGCCAAGGGCGCCCGGTTCGACGAGCTCGTCTCCTCGCGCCGGGACCGGCTGCGCGCCGTCGTGGTGATCGGGGTGGATCCCGAGCCCATCGTGGACGCACTTTCCCGACACGCCCCCGACCTCCCGCGAACCGTGGTGCCTGCTGGTGACACTGAGGTCATGAGGACAGCAGTGGCCCAGGCGCGTGATTACGCCCGGACGGGCGACGTGGTCCTGCTCGCGCCCGCCTGTGCCTCGATGGACCAGTTCCGCTCCTACGCCGAGCGCGGCGAGAAGTTCGCCGCCGCCGTGGCCGCATTGGCGGCGGCCCGATGA
- a CDS encoding FtsW/RodA/SpoVE family cell cycle protein — protein sequence MTTTEAPRRTATRPARRPTTRATSSRAASSRTATGSGRAGTGRATTASNRTKAAPVARTATWSSPATSYYLVGGATLLLLLLGLVMVLSASTVYSLRDTEGATPFADFLNQAKFAIIAAPVAYGISRLPVGWIRKLAWVGIIGALGLQLLVFSPLSLSQGGNSGWIHIGPQNLQPAEFSKLALAVWLGAVLAAKGPLLKKWSHVLMPAVLVAGLFLGIVLYTHDLGTALILIALVAGALWVAGVPLSMFSLAAAGVTAAVAYLAVSSANRRERLLSFLSPETADPMGLGLQPRHALGGLGTGGISGVGLGGSREKWLWLPEGHNDYIFAIIGEELGLLGTLLVLVLFGALAVGLTRIIKRHPDPFVKITTAAIGCWIIGQALINIGVVIGVLPVIGLPLPLVSAGGSALVTTLAALGIVLAFARSEPGAKEALAARKASVRRSLAVIAPRLASGKARG from the coding sequence ATGACCACGACCGAGGCGCCCCGGCGCACCGCGACCCGTCCCGCCCGCAGGCCGACCACCCGGGCCACGAGCAGCCGGGCGGCGAGCAGCCGGACGGCGACCGGCTCCGGGCGGGCGGGCACGGGCCGCGCCACGACCGCTTCGAACCGGACCAAGGCGGCGCCGGTAGCACGCACCGCGACCTGGAGCTCCCCGGCGACGAGCTACTACCTGGTCGGGGGAGCCACACTCCTGCTGCTCCTCCTCGGGCTCGTGATGGTGCTGTCCGCCTCCACGGTCTACTCCTTGCGGGACACGGAGGGTGCGACACCGTTCGCGGACTTCCTCAACCAGGCGAAGTTCGCGATCATCGCGGCGCCGGTCGCCTACGGGATCTCCCGGCTGCCGGTTGGTTGGATCCGCAAGCTGGCCTGGGTGGGCATCATCGGTGCCCTCGGCCTGCAGCTGTTGGTCTTCAGCCCACTCTCCCTGAGCCAGGGCGGGAACTCCGGCTGGATCCACATCGGCCCGCAGAACCTGCAGCCGGCCGAGTTCTCCAAGCTGGCGCTAGCGGTCTGGCTCGGCGCGGTGCTCGCAGCGAAGGGGCCGCTGCTGAAGAAGTGGTCGCACGTGCTGATGCCTGCCGTGCTGGTCGCGGGTCTCTTCCTGGGCATCGTCCTGTACACACACGACCTGGGCACGGCCCTGATCCTGATCGCCCTCGTCGCCGGCGCCCTCTGGGTGGCCGGGGTGCCACTGTCGATGTTCTCTCTCGCGGCCGCCGGGGTCACCGCGGCGGTCGCCTACCTCGCAGTCTCCTCGGCGAACCGCCGCGAACGCCTGCTGAGCTTCCTCTCCCCGGAGACCGCGGACCCGATGGGACTCGGGCTGCAGCCCCGGCACGCGCTCGGCGGCCTCGGCACCGGCGGCATCTCCGGCGTGGGCCTGGGTGGCTCCCGCGAGAAGTGGCTCTGGCTGCCGGAAGGGCACAACGACTACATCTTCGCGATCATCGGCGAGGAGCTCGGCCTGCTCGGCACGCTCCTCGTGCTCGTCCTGTTCGGTGCGCTCGCGGTCGGGCTGACCCGGATCATCAAGCGGCACCCGGACCCGTTCGTGAAGATCACCACCGCCGCGATCGGCTGCTGGATCATCGGGCAGGCGCTCATCAACATCGGCGTCGTGATCGGGGTGCTCCCGGTGATCGGGCTGCCACTGCCGCTCGTCTCCGCGGGCGGTTCGGCACTGGTCACCACGCTCGCCGCGCTCGGGATCGTGCTCGCCTTCGCCCGCAGTGAACCCGGCGCGAAGGAGGCGCTCGCGGCGCGTAAGGCATCGGTGCGCCGGTCGCTCGCCGTGATCGCGCCACGGCTGGCCTCGGGCAAGGCACGTGGCTGA
- the murG gene encoding undecaprenyldiphospho-muramoylpentapeptide beta-N-acetylglucosaminyltransferase, with translation MADLSVVLAGGGTAGHVNPLLATAAELRRQDRDTRILVLGTAEGLEADLVPAAGLELTVIPKVPLPRRPSTEWLAFPGRWRTAVRTAADALAAVDADVVVGFGGYVATPAYIAARRRGVPIVVHEQNARPGLANRVGARFAAAVGVTFPGSSLPGAQLVGLPLRPAIADLVAARTTDSAGAARHGAQRLGLDPERTTVVVTGGSLGALRLNTAVPQVAAELVDAGAQVLHLTGRGKSETVTRALADLDDPVRAHYHVREYLAEMEDALACADLVIARAGAGTVSELTALGIPAVYVPLPVGNGEQRLNAAATVAAGGGILVPDADLTGVWLSERVLPLVADADRLADMGHRAASVGVRDGAARLVGLVLAAAHRDESGPT, from the coding sequence GTGGCTGACCTGAGCGTGGTCCTGGCCGGTGGTGGCACGGCCGGACACGTCAATCCGCTGCTCGCCACCGCCGCGGAGCTGCGCCGCCAGGACCGGGACACCCGCATCCTCGTGCTCGGCACGGCCGAGGGCCTCGAGGCGGACCTGGTGCCCGCGGCGGGGCTGGAGCTCACGGTCATCCCCAAGGTGCCGCTGCCGCGCCGCCCCTCCACCGAGTGGCTCGCGTTCCCGGGACGGTGGCGCACCGCCGTCCGGACCGCCGCCGACGCCCTGGCGGCCGTCGACGCCGACGTCGTGGTCGGCTTCGGTGGCTACGTCGCCACGCCCGCCTACATCGCGGCCCGACGGCGGGGCGTACCGATCGTCGTGCACGAACAGAACGCACGCCCCGGCCTGGCGAACCGCGTCGGCGCGAGGTTCGCGGCCGCCGTCGGCGTGACGTTCCCGGGCAGCTCGCTGCCGGGTGCGCAGCTCGTGGGGCTGCCGCTGCGACCCGCGATCGCCGACCTCGTCGCCGCGCGGACCACCGATTCGGCCGGGGCCGCCCGGCACGGGGCGCAGCGCCTCGGGCTGGACCCCGAACGGACCACGGTGGTCGTCACGGGCGGTTCGCTCGGCGCCCTCCGGCTGAACACCGCCGTGCCGCAGGTGGCGGCCGAGCTCGTCGACGCCGGTGCCCAGGTGCTGCATCTGACCGGCCGGGGCAAGTCGGAGACCGTCACCCGGGCGCTGGCCGACCTCGACGATCCGGTGCGGGCCCATTACCACGTGCGCGAGTACCTGGCCGAGATGGAGGACGCGCTCGCCTGCGCCGACCTCGTGATCGCCCGCGCCGGCGCGGGCACGGTCAGCGAGCTCACCGCGCTCGGTATCCCCGCCGTGTATGTGCCGCTGCCCGTCGGCAACGGCGAGCAGCGCCTGAACGCGGCCGCGACCGTGGCGGCCGGTGGCGGCATTCTCGTTCCGGACGCGGACCTCACCGGTGTCTGGCTGAGCGAACGCGTGCTGCCGCTCGTCGCCGACGCCGACCGGCTCGCCGACATGGGCCACCGGGCCGCCTCCGTGGGGGTCCGGGACGGCGCCGCGCGCCTGGTCGGCCTGGTGCTGGCCGCGGCCCACCGCGACGAGTCCGGGCCGACATGA
- the murC gene encoding UDP-N-acetylmuramate--L-alanine ligase, with the protein MRVHFIAIGGAGMSVVAELMLARGHEVSGSDSQASDALDRLARLGAQVHVGHDPAHVDGADLVVVSSAIRPENPELRAARAAGIEVIHRSQGLALAAADTDFVAVAGAHGKTSTSAMLAVALREAGLDPSFAIGGRVLALGTGAHLGSGTVFVAEADESDGSFLNYTPRVAIVTNIEPDHLDHYGTAAAFEAAFDAFAARVRPDGAVIACADDEGARRFTDRARAAGIRVLTYGLAAGADVRIVETELGVGSSASRLRSAAGEFELDLAVPGAHNVANATGAWCAGVELGVDPAAMASALGTFSGTARRFEDKGTVAGVRVVDDYAHNPTKVGAAVATARRSAGAGRVIVLFQPHLFSRTEAFAAEFADALTGADEVILTSIYPAREDPRPGVTSALITDRLPGARYLPDHLEAAHAVAAAARSGDLVVTIGAGDVTLLGPVILADLAEREGQGRAR; encoded by the coding sequence ATGAGGGTCCACTTCATCGCGATCGGTGGCGCCGGGATGTCCGTGGTGGCCGAGCTCATGCTCGCCCGTGGGCACGAGGTGAGCGGGTCCGACTCCCAGGCCTCCGACGCGCTGGACCGGCTCGCCCGGCTCGGCGCGCAGGTGCACGTAGGCCACGACCCGGCGCACGTCGACGGTGCGGACCTCGTGGTGGTCTCCTCCGCGATCCGTCCCGAGAACCCGGAGCTGCGCGCGGCACGGGCCGCCGGCATCGAGGTGATCCACCGGTCCCAGGGGCTCGCCCTCGCCGCCGCGGACACCGACTTCGTGGCCGTCGCCGGCGCCCACGGCAAGACCTCCACCTCCGCCATGCTCGCGGTGGCGTTGCGCGAGGCCGGGCTGGACCCGTCGTTCGCGATCGGCGGGCGCGTGCTCGCCCTCGGCACCGGTGCCCACCTGGGCAGCGGGACGGTGTTCGTGGCGGAGGCCGACGAGTCCGACGGTTCGTTCCTGAACTACACCCCGCGCGTTGCCATCGTCACGAACATCGAACCCGACCACCTCGACCACTACGGCACCGCCGCGGCGTTCGAGGCGGCGTTCGACGCGTTCGCCGCCCGGGTCCGGCCCGACGGCGCCGTGATCGCCTGCGCGGACGACGAGGGCGCCCGGAGGTTCACCGACCGCGCGCGCGCCGCGGGGATCCGCGTGCTCACGTACGGGCTGGCGGCGGGCGCGGACGTCCGGATCGTCGAGACCGAACTCGGTGTGGGTTCCTCCGCCTCCCGGCTGCGCTCCGCTGCCGGGGAGTTCGAACTGGACCTGGCCGTCCCCGGAGCGCACAACGTCGCGAACGCGACGGGCGCGTGGTGCGCCGGGGTGGAGCTGGGTGTCGATCCGGCCGCCATGGCGAGCGCCCTCGGCACGTTCAGCGGCACGGCGCGCCGGTTCGAGGACAAGGGCACCGTCGCCGGTGTCCGGGTGGTCGACGACTACGCGCACAATCCCACCAAGGTCGGTGCCGCCGTAGCGACCGCGCGCCGCTCGGCCGGGGCCGGGCGGGTCATCGTGCTGTTCCAGCCGCACCTGTTCTCACGCACCGAGGCGTTCGCCGCCGAGTTCGCCGACGCCCTCACCGGTGCCGACGAGGTGATCCTGACGTCGATCTACCCGGCCCGGGAGGACCCGCGGCCCGGTGTCACCTCCGCCCTCATCACCGACCGGCTGCCCGGGGCGCGCTACCTGCCGGACCACCTCGAGGCGGCCCACGCCGTCGCCGCTGCCGCGCGCAGCGGGGACCTCGTGGTGACCATCGGGGCCGGGGACGTGACTCTGCTCGGCCCGGTGATCCTCGCCGACCTCGCCGAGCGCGAGGGACAGGGACGGGCGCGATGA
- a CDS encoding cell division protein FtsQ/DivIB → MRAPAKPRQTAAPAKRSAPAKRTSPAKAKPSARRTNTATERPAAPKQTVTTTEKPAAAVVGSSPASRVSGQFAERVAERRTARRRLRWRTMAWIGAAVLVAAALGWLVLYSPVLALAEDEITITGTTEIVTDAQVREVVQAQAGVPLARLDTGAMANGIESLTGVLDVRISRVWPSGVEVAVEPRVPVASVAADGGGFALLDAEGVELAHTEAPTEALPVITVPLGEEGTAVSLQAVLTVLSQLPPDLLAQVADAGAQTPNQVRFTLTDGAEVIWGSADDGDLKVAVLTTLRSVPAAVPPAVYDISAPLSPITR, encoded by the coding sequence ATGAGGGCACCGGCGAAGCCCCGCCAGACCGCGGCACCCGCGAAGCGCTCGGCACCCGCGAAGCGCACGTCGCCGGCGAAGGCCAAGCCGTCCGCCCGGCGGACGAACACGGCGACTGAGAGGCCGGCGGCACCGAAGCAGACGGTGACGACGACCGAGAAGCCGGCCGCCGCCGTCGTCGGTAGTTCGCCGGCGAGCCGGGTCAGCGGGCAGTTCGCCGAGAGGGTGGCCGAGCGGCGGACCGCCCGGCGCCGGTTGCGCTGGCGCACCATGGCCTGGATCGGTGCGGCCGTCCTGGTCGCGGCGGCGCTCGGCTGGCTGGTGCTGTACTCACCGGTCCTCGCCCTCGCCGAGGACGAGATCACGATCACGGGCACGACCGAGATCGTCACCGATGCCCAGGTCCGCGAGGTGGTCCAGGCCCAGGCCGGGGTGCCGCTCGCCCGCCTCGACACCGGCGCCATGGCCAACGGGATCGAGTCGCTGACCGGGGTGCTCGACGTGCGGATCAGCCGGGTCTGGCCGTCCGGCGTCGAGGTGGCGGTCGAACCCCGGGTCCCGGTCGCCAGCGTGGCCGCCGACGGCGGCGGGTTCGCACTCCTGGACGCCGAGGGTGTGGAGCTGGCGCACACGGAGGCACCCACCGAGGCACTGCCGGTGATCACGGTGCCGCTCGGCGAGGAGGGCACCGCCGTTTCGCTGCAGGCGGTCCTGACGGTGCTGTCGCAGCTGCCGCCGGACCTGCTCGCCCAGGTCGCCGACGCCGGAGCACAGACGCCGAACCAGGTCCGGTTCACCCTGACCGACGGGGCCGAGGTGATCTGGGGGAGTGCGGACGACGGCGACCTCAAGGTGGCCGTGCTGACCACTCTGCGCAGCGTCCCCGCGGCCGTCCCTCCGGCCGTCTACGACATCTCCGCTCCGCTCAGCCCGATCACCAGGTAG
- the ftsZ gene encoding cell division protein FtsZ: MAAPQNYLAVIKVVGIGGGGVNAVNRMIEVGLKGVEFIAVNTDAQALLMSDADVKLDVGRELTRGLGAGADPEVGKKAAEDHSEEIEEVLRGADMVFVTAGEGGGTGTGGAPVVAKIARSLGALTIGVVTRPFTFEGRRRGVQADTGIEALRAEVDTLIVIPNDRLLSISDRNVSVLDAFKSADQVLLSGVQGITDLITTPGLINLDFADVKSVMQGAGSALMGIGSARGEDRAVQASELAISSPLLEASIDGAHGVLLSIQGGSDLGLFEIHEAARLVQEAAHPEANIIFGAVIDDALGDEVRVTVIAAGFDAGGPKVANRADQQQSRSKPAAAPVPAQRPTPPAVVEPAAERVEEAPRPAPVREPVPVAQAAPERPSQNGQPTQGLEVPRVFDEQPRSRREDDLDVPDFLK; the protein is encoded by the coding sequence GTGGCGGCACCGCAGAACTATCTGGCGGTCATCAAGGTGGTCGGGATCGGCGGTGGCGGCGTGAATGCCGTCAACCGCATGATCGAGGTCGGGTTGAAGGGCGTGGAGTTCATCGCCGTCAACACCGACGCCCAGGCCCTGCTGATGAGCGACGCCGACGTGAAGCTCGACGTCGGCAGGGAACTGACCCGAGGGCTCGGCGCGGGCGCCGACCCGGAGGTGGGCAAGAAGGCGGCCGAGGATCACTCGGAGGAGATCGAGGAGGTCCTGCGCGGCGCCGACATGGTCTTCGTCACCGCGGGTGAGGGTGGTGGCACCGGGACCGGTGGCGCGCCGGTGGTCGCGAAGATCGCCCGCTCCCTCGGAGCCCTGACCATCGGTGTGGTGACCCGGCCGTTCACGTTCGAGGGTCGCCGACGCGGCGTCCAGGCGGACACCGGCATCGAGGCGCTGCGCGCCGAGGTGGACACCCTGATCGTGATCCCGAACGACCGGCTGCTGTCCATCAGCGACCGGAACGTCTCGGTGCTCGACGCGTTCAAGTCCGCCGACCAGGTGCTGCTGTCCGGTGTGCAGGGCATCACCGACCTGATCACCACACCCGGCCTGATCAACCTGGACTTCGCGGATGTGAAGTCCGTGATGCAGGGCGCGGGCAGTGCCCTGATGGGGATCGGGTCCGCGCGCGGGGAGGACCGCGCCGTGCAGGCCTCCGAGCTGGCGATCTCCTCGCCCCTGCTGGAAGCCAGCATCGACGGCGCCCACGGCGTCCTGCTGTCCATCCAGGGCGGCAGCGACCTCGGCCTGTTCGAGATCCACGAGGCGGCCCGGCTGGTCCAGGAGGCCGCGCACCCCGAGGCGAACATCATCTTCGGTGCGGTCATCGACGACGCCCTCGGCGACGAGGTGCGGGTCACCGTGATCGCGGCCGGCTTCGACGCCGGCGGCCCGAAGGTGGCCAACCGGGCGGACCAGCAGCAGAGCAGGTCCAAGCCCGCCGCCGCCCCGGTGCCGGCCCAGCGGCCCACGCCGCCGGCCGTCGTCGAGCCCGCCGCCGAGCGGGTGGAGGAGGCGCCTCGACCGGCGCCCGTGCGCGAGCCGGTGCCGGTCGCCCAGGCAGCGCCGGAGCGTCCCTCGCAGAACGGCCAGCCGACCCAGGGGCTGGAGGTGCCGCGGGTCTTCGACGAGCAGCCCCGCAGCCGCCGCGAGGACGACCTGGACGTGCCCGATTTCCTCAAGTGA